Proteins encoded together in one Ruminococcaceae bacterium KH2T8 window:
- a CDS encoding TIGR03066 family protein: MDNKELEKIYNDTYRSVYWTAMSLLKDEEDAQDIVQETYVTLIDSYDTLKDKEKVAAWLKKIAANKCLDRLRRTKTVNAEDEFFENVEAQPEDFLPDSILESAEKRRIIMDIIDNALSEDIRRTLILYYYDEMTTKEIASLLGIPQGTVLWRLNFAKKKIKKEVEKYEEENNDKLYAMAPVPFLSKLFAKEAEQVPLKPIAASLLTLSASAQVPATVEATKAATATAKAASAAATKGGASLAIYKIIIAIVAVILAVVAAVVVIPKIMDTSRETTEETTVAETEETEADAAEETTDASDTDTSDDITAALIGTWVRTSSSDNTTEYVLFGDDGTLEIWKIDDNGAEVARTSGSYTVDGNNMTTSLADGTVFDTITVTVDDDTLTLESPDYPDGTLVYTRQDETAADQSASAGNVSADPASALIGTWTGNDGSNITYLTLNADGTMDVLLLDPSGVEVNRMHYTYTVEGDEMVWTMDSQSARISYTLDGDTLTLIEPNYPDQPLILTRSDGYVEADYTVADVAGTWVSYDNSYLGDSAEGYIPIDLYWVFNEDGTVSYYGIDSNGEEHDVMSGTYTVAGNELTITTSAGEPAVLVIRIDGDTMTMGGLGPADTYVTLTRQA; the protein is encoded by the coding sequence GACGTACGTAACTCTTATTGATTCCTACGACACCCTGAAGGACAAGGAGAAGGTAGCGGCATGGCTTAAGAAGATCGCTGCCAATAAGTGTCTTGACCGCTTAAGGAGGACTAAGACGGTCAATGCCGAGGATGAATTCTTCGAGAATGTAGAAGCACAGCCGGAGGACTTCCTGCCGGATTCGATACTGGAATCCGCCGAGAAGCGCAGGATAATCATGGATATCATCGATAATGCGCTGTCGGAAGATATCAGAAGGACTCTGATCCTGTATTACTACGATGAGATGACTACAAAGGAGATCGCTTCATTATTAGGCATTCCTCAGGGTACTGTTCTCTGGCGTCTTAACTTTGCCAAGAAGAAGATCAAGAAGGAGGTCGAGAAGTATGAAGAAGAAAATAACGACAAGCTTTACGCGATGGCACCAGTACCATTCCTGAGCAAGCTGTTTGCGAAAGAAGCCGAGCAGGTTCCGTTGAAGCCGATAGCAGCTTCACTTTTAACATTATCCGCATCCGCACAGGTCCCTGCAACGGTTGAGGCAACAAAGGCAGCAACAGCTACGGCGAAAGCAGCATCTGCGGCTGCAACAAAGGGCGGAGCAAGTCTGGCCATATATAAGATCATTATTGCTATCGTGGCTGTCATTCTGGCAGTAGTAGCGGCTGTAGTCGTGATCCCCAAGATAATGGATACCTCCCGAGAGACTACTGAGGAGACGACTGTTGCCGAGACGGAGGAGACCGAGGCAGATGCTGCGGAAGAGACTACGGATGCATCCGATACCGATACTTCAGACGACATCACTGCCGCTCTTATCGGAACATGGGTGAGGACGAGCAGTTCTGATAATACAACCGAATATGTATTATTCGGCGATGACGGAACTCTGGAGATCTGGAAGATCGATGATAACGGTGCTGAGGTCGCTCGTACTTCCGGCAGCTATACCGTTGACGGTAACAATATGACCACGAGCCTTGCTGACGGTACTGTATTTGATACGATAACCGTTACTGTTGATGATGATACGTTAACACTTGAGAGCCCTGACTATCCTGACGGAACTTTAGTATATACAAGACAGGATGAGACTGCAGCAGATCAATCCGCTTCTGCGGGAAATGTATCAGCGGATCCTGCTTCCGCTCTTATCGGTACCTGGACCGGCAATGATGGCAGCAACATTACTTATCTGACGCTCAATGCGGATGGTACGATGGACGTCTTGCTGCTTGATCCTTCAGGTGTAGAGGTTAACCGTATGCATTACACATATACCGTAGAAGGTGATGAGATGGTATGGACGATGGACTCCCAATCCGCTCGTATCAGCTATACTCTCGACGGAGATACACTTACACTTATTGAACCGAATTACCCTGATCAACCATTAATTCTGACCAGGTCAGACGGTTACGTTGAGGCGGATTATACTGTTGCCGATGTTGCCGGTACATGGGTCTCTTACGACAACAGTTACCTTGGTGACTCTGCAGAAGGTTACATCCCCATTGATCTGTATTGGGTATTCAATGAGGACGGTACGGTTAGTTACTATGGAATCGACAGTAACGGCGAAGAACACGATGTAATGTCAGGTACGTATACTGTCGCCGGTAACGAATTGACCATAACTACTTCTGCCGGCGAACCTGCAGTGCTCGTCATTCGTATCGACGGAGATACTATGACAATGGGAGGCCTGGGCCCCGCCGATACATATGTGACTTTAACAAGACAGGCGTGA
- a CDS encoding DNA-binding transcriptional regulator, XRE-family HTH domain — MENNLASNIRTFRKERGLTQEKLAEACGVTVGAVHKWEAGISVPDLSIILEMADFFDTSLDVLIGFEARDNRISVLAGRLRKMAYTMDPKGPSEAEKALKKYPHNFAIVFECALIYAVYGISPMNRKYLTRSVELFEQSITLISQNTDPSLNETLIYGQLAIVHQTMGDTKKALEIYKAHNAGGMFDIRIGKILASSGDYKEADKYLSGALVKQLGDKMILITGKLQCYLRTGNYEEARVLIEAGLSENSFYRKDDKPNALDKMDCFYLTALSFIELKTGHKKKAKDLLIKAKRVAERFDEAPDHDVKNLRFISISESMMLRDTLGDTCMDAIGNTITILKAKELEKVWSSLIES; from the coding sequence ATGGAGAATAACCTTGCTTCCAATATCAGAACATTTCGTAAGGAAAGAGGGCTTACACAGGAGAAGCTGGCGGAAGCCTGCGGCGTGACCGTAGGTGCGGTGCATAAGTGGGAGGCGGGAATATCCGTTCCGGATCTGTCGATTATACTGGAGATGGCAGATTTCTTCGATACTTCCCTGGATGTACTGATTGGATTCGAAGCCCGTGATAACAGGATAAGCGTACTCGCAGGACGCCTCAGGAAGATGGCATATACCATGGATCCCAAAGGTCCGTCAGAGGCTGAGAAGGCCCTGAAGAAATATCCCCATAACTTCGCGATAGTATTCGAATGCGCACTCATATATGCGGTATACGGTATCTCTCCCATGAACAGGAAGTATCTTACCCGTTCCGTTGAGCTCTTCGAGCAGTCGATAACGCTCATATCACAGAATACGGATCCGAGCCTTAACGAGACGCTGATATACGGTCAGCTGGCTATCGTGCATCAGACCATGGGTGATACCAAGAAAGCGCTGGAGATATATAAGGCGCACAACGCAGGCGGAATGTTCGATATAAGGATCGGAAAGATACTGGCATCTTCGGGTGACTATAAAGAGGCAGATAAGTATCTCTCGGGAGCTCTCGTTAAGCAACTGGGAGATAAGATGATACTGATCACGGGAAAGCTTCAGTGCTACTTAAGGACCGGCAACTACGAAGAAGCAAGGGTCCTTATCGAAGCAGGCCTTAGTGAGAATTCCTTCTACAGGAAGGACGATAAGCCGAATGCCCTTGATAAGATGGATTGCTTCTACTTAACGGCTCTTTCCTTTATCGAGCTCAAGACAGGTCATAAGAAGAAGGCTAAGGATCTTCTTATCAAGGCTAAAAGGGTAGCGGAGAGATTCGATGAAGCACCCGATCACGACGTTAAGAACTTAAGGTTCATATCGATAAGCGAGAGCATGATGCTTCGAGATACCCTCGGAGATACGTGTATGGATGCCATAGGAAATACCATAACTATCCTTAAGGCGAAGGAACTCGAGAAGGTCTGGAGCTCTTTGATCGAATCTTAA
- a CDS encoding TIGR04076 family protein yields MKKWYNEEYEFTVEVTGFLHGDKTENYCRNGEEIGDRYSCTYGCPVNQDGCGICSKTMMMLYPLMEAIRSGGDLENLGGDGKYSKTIVCPDGCVIFKLTAKPLGNENFHKGGFWSYPDQTV; encoded by the coding sequence ATGAAAAAGTGGTACAACGAAGAATACGAATTTACGGTTGAAGTAACGGGTTTTCTTCATGGCGATAAGACGGAGAATTACTGCCGTAACGGCGAAGAGATCGGAGACAGATACTCATGTACTTACGGCTGTCCCGTTAATCAGGACGGATGCGGGATCTGCTCGAAGACCATGATGATGCTATACCCTCTGATGGAAGCCATAAGAAGCGGCGGAGATCTTGAGAATCTCGGAGGTGACGGCAAATATTCAAAGACTATTGTGTGTCCCGACGGATGTGTTATCTTTAAGCTCACCGCGAAGCCTTTGGGGAACGAGAACTTTCATAAGGGCGGATTCTGGAGCTACCCCGATCAGACAGTCTGA